CTACATGGGATCTGATATTGGTCCAGGTGGTGCTACACTAGGCTTCTCCATTGCTGTGCTGGCAGTGTATTATGTTATATTCTTAGCAGTTTCCTGGTTTGTCTTCCGTAAACGGGACGTTGCTGGATAAAAATAGGATTAACCGGCTTCAAGCGTTTCTTCTGCTTTGGAGGAACGTTTTGCTGTCTTGTCCTTTTTCGTATTACTTTTGAGCTCACCTGCTTGTTCAGAGGTGGGCTGTTCTTGCATGGCGATGGACCCATTAAGCAGGCTGCCTTCCATAATACTGAGTGCTCCTGCAGAAATATTACCGTGCAGCTCGCCAGTACCGGTCATAATGAGCCTACGGTCTGCGGTAACATCTCCATATACTTTACCAGCGATAACGATCTCTTCTGCTCTAATACTGGAGCGCACCGTGCCTTCCTCACCTACAGTGACAACACCACTGCATATAATTTCTCCGCTAAAGGTACCTTCAATCCTCAGGTTCGTATCGCAATGTACTTTACCCTCGAGCGTACCCCCATGCCCAATCAGAGAGTCAGTAGACTTGATAGTGGCACGCTGCTGCCGCTTATTCCACATGTATAAATTCCTCCTATTTCATATATTTTTACATTAACGTTTAGGGTTTAACATAATCCAATGGATCCACAGTTTTATTCTGCTTCACTACCTGGAAATGAAGATGAGGTCCTGTGCTTCGACCAGTGTTTCCAAGCAAGCCGATCTTCTGCCCCTTATTAACCTTGTCTCCCGCAGATACATTCATTGCCTGCAGATGCATATACCAGGTTTCAAGCCCGTTCGAATGCTTGATCACGACATACTTGCCTCTCGCACCCATCTGCTCGGAGGTAACGACCTCCCCGTCTAAGGCGGCATATACAGGATCGCCTAAGTTCCCGGCAATATCGACACCTGAATGGAACGCGGATAAGCCTTTGAAAGGATCTGTTCGGTAGCCGAAGCTTGAGGAGATGACCCTAGAATCGGTAGGCCAGAGTACCGCTGCATTTAGTCTGGCTTTTTCAGCTTGAGCTTTTTTTGCCTGTTGATTTGCTTGAACGTTATTCGCATGCTCCGCCAGAGTGATAGTTTGAGTAATACTTTCCACCATTTCATCGAGCATACCGTGGATCTCTTCGAAATCGTCTTTTGTTTCCTCCACTAGATTCAGCGATTCGTTCTGATAAGACGCGATATATTCTCCGCCTACCTGTGATGTGATTGTAGCTTTAGAAGATGTCTCATTTGGGATTGGCACAGCGTTACGGCTCGATAAGCCTAAGGTTGAGTTTGAAGCGGTTGATCCCGTTTTTGATTCTTTTGTTTCAGCGGCGGAGCCTTTGCTTTTGTTAATCAAAGACTGCAACTCCTGTTCCAGCGCATTTACACTCTTCAGCTTGTCTTTAATATTATCTGCCTCTTCTGATAGCTCGCTGACTTGAGTACGAAGCTGCATTAGATCCTTATCCTTGTCAGCGACCTTCATTTCCATGCGGAGATTGGTTAGTGATAGTGCGGCTGCCTCAGCTTCCAGTTGTGAGATCGACTGCGAGGCATGGAAATGCATAGAGGTGACCAGACTGGAGAGGGACAGGGCTGCTGCTGCCGGCAGGGCGAACGCAAGTGGCTTGGAGATCTGGAGTTGTTTGACTGGGCGTCCGGCATCCCTTACGACGAGCAGCGTAATCCGGTTATGATCTGGCTGACTCTTCATGGCTTCTCCTTTCTGCGGCATATGGCAGCCGCCTTACGATACACGAAGCTAACGACCTTACTTGCATTAGGCTCATCCCGAATTGTCTTACTACTCTATGTATTCCATATCTTTCAGGAACATGACAACGGTTTGTTTGAATAAAGAAAGAGAGTTACGGCAAAACCAGTAATAGAATCGTCGCAGCGAGTCTATTGGTAACTGTTTTATTAATGAAGGGGGTAGGGAATTGAAGATTTTTGCGATAATTCTAAGTCTTTTTATTATTCAGGTCGCAGTAATTGTATTTATGGAGTTTCGTCGCCCGCAAAGGGCTTTGGCGTGGTTGTTCATTTCATTCTGTTGTCCGCCGCTGGGTCTGGCATTCTATTATTTTCTGGGCCGTGATTATAGACAGAATCGAAAATTAAACAAAAGATGTACTACACTATTTCGTGAAATTCGTTCGCATGTCTCTGGCAATATTAAGGTAGTAAAGGATGTTACTGAGAGTGGGAACGCTCAGTTTGAGAATAATAAGGGTCTATTGGGTTTGCTTTCTAAGATCGCAGAAGGACCAATTACTGGTCATAACAAGAGCAGGGTATTATCATCTGCGAGAGAAGCGTATGATGCTATGCTGGAAGCTATGGAAGAAGCGAAAGAACATATACATATGGAATTTTATATTTATCGTGATGATGAGATCGGTGAGCAATTTCAAGATGTTATGATTCGGAAGGCGCGACAGGGCGTTAAGGTACGCTTGCTTTGTGATGGTCTGGGCAGTCATAAATTAAGTCGTAGGTTTATTCGAACGATGAGAAATGCTGGGGTGGAGTTCCACTTTTTTTTACCTCCGATTAGTTCTCTGTTAGACCGTCGTTTTAATTTCCGTAATCATCGGAAGATCCTGGTGGTAGATGGCCTCGTTGGCTTCACGGGTGGAATGAATATAGGGGATGATTATTTGGGGAAGGATCTCAAAATGGGATACTGGCGTGATACCCATCTGCGTCTCGAAGGAGACTCAGTATATTATATTCAGTATGTCTTCTTAAAGGATTGGAGATTGGCCTCTGGCGAAAGCACAAGCCATCCGCGTCTGTTCCCAAAACATAATTGTGAGTCACAAGAAGCCGTGCAGATTGTAGGGAGTGGTCCGGATGCTGCAATGGACGCCTCTCAAGAGATGTATTTTGCCGCCTTATGTGCAGCTAAACAGCGGATTTGGATTACTTCACCGTATTTTATTCCTGATCCTGCCATCTGCCGGGCCTTGAAAAGTGCAGTACTTCGTGGAGTGGATGTAAGAATTATCATTCCTGCGAAGCCTGATAATGTGCTTGTCTATCATGCTTCTTTGTCTTATTTAGAAAATTTACAAGACGCTGGAGTGAAATTCTACCGCTATACTAAAGGATTTATGCATGCCAAAATCATGATTATCGATAATCTGCTCGCTACAGTGGGGAGTGCAAATCTGGATATGCGCAGCTTTTATTCTAACTTTGAATTGACTGCTGTGCTGCTACATCCTGATGCTATAACCCCTCTAGTCACAGGGTTTGAGAAGGATCAAAAGCACAGTGAATTTATTGATCCTGTAAAGTTTAAGGAGAGAGGGCGAATTGTCAAACTCGGTGAAGGGCTGTGTCAGTTGTTATCTCCGCTATTATGAGCGGAAAGAGGACTAAATCTGAATTTTTCGAAGGATATAACGTGTTCCATTCATTATTAGGGCTTATTTTGTGATATAATAATTGTATAAGAAGAAATGTAAGAAAGTATAGATTATAATTATACTTCCGAATGTTTCAACACTATATTGTTAAATTGTAGGGGGAGTTCTATGAATGTGAGTCCACAAATGATTGCCAAAGAGGAAAAGAACAAGCTGCAGAAGACCGGAACACATAAAATGGCTAAGTTCGCGCAGCGAATGATCATGTTATCCATTGGGGCAGCAATGATGGCTGTTGCACTTGAGATATTCCTCGTACCGAATCAAATGATTGATGGTGGGATTACCGGTATCTCCATTATTTTATCACATCTATTCGACATTCCTCTGGGGATTTTATTGACGCTGTTAAACCTTCCGTTCTTGTTAATCGGTTATAAGCAAATCGGTAAGACCTTTGCCTTATCTACCTTATATGCAATTGTGCTTATGTCTATTGGTACTTCAATGTTGCATCATGTGAATGCTTTTACGGTTGAGCCAATGCTTGCTGCCGTTTTTGGGGGGATCATTCTTGGTGTAGGTGTAGGGCTAGTTGTACGTTTTGGCGGATCTCTAGATGGTACAGAAATTGTTGCGATTCTAGTAGCCAAGAAGCTTCCCTTCTCTGTAGGTGAAGTTGTTATGTTCTTCAACCTGTTCATCTTATCCGGAGCTGGATTTGTGTTCGGTTGGAATAATGCGATGTTCTCACTAATTGCTTATTACATTGCATTTAAGGTGATTGACATTACACTTGAGGGTCTGGATCAGTCAAAATCGGTATGGATTATTAGTGATAAATTCCGTGATATCGGTGAAGCCTTGACGGAACGTCTTGGACGTGGTGTTACTTATTTAGATGGAGAAGGCGGATTTTCCGGGGAGAATAAGAAAGTGATCTTCGTGGTTATTACCCGTTTGGAAGAAGCTAAGCTTAAATCCATTGTTGAGGATTGGGATACTGGTGCATTCATCGCAATAGGTAACATTCATGATGTTAAAGGTGGCCGTTTCAAGAAGAAAGCAATTCATTAGCTTACCATCCTAAAAGGACGCCGCAGGCGTTTTAGCTTGGCACTTTAGTACTATTAACTGAAAGAAGGTATTTTTACGAATAATGGAGCAATAAATACGGTGAACAAGACTCGATATGCCGTATTCTTATACAATATACCTTCTGTCCTTGAGTGGGACGCCTGATAAGCCCGTAGCATGAAATGATGCTGCGGGCTTATTGCTGTTTTTAGGCTCATTATTCGTGGCATTCCATCCCTATGGAAGCTTAGCAATGAGTTGTTTGACGGGCTGCGGTGGCACTTTTTCCAAAAGATCTCCCATCTGTTGCAGGCGTTCCTCAATATTGAGCAGATGAAAATCAGTAGGAGATACGTTTTGCTGAACCTCTTTCCAGAGCAATGGTGTGGATACTGTAGCAAGCGGTCTGGCACGTGGTGTGTAAGGTGCAGCTAAGGTTTTGCCACTGTAATGCTGGAGGTAGTCAAAATAGATTTTATCTCCCCGATTCTTCTTCAGACGCTCCAAGGTGAATAAATCGGGGTGCTTTTCAGTGACATAACGACCCACAAAGTGTCCGATTTTTCGCAATCCATCAAAAGTAACGCCAGTCTCGATAGGCACGATGATCTGCACCCCGGTAGCCCCGGAGGTTTTGGGCACAGAGGATAAACCAAGGGAGGTTAGGACCGACCCTACGATTGCAGTTGCTTCCATGATACGGGGCTCGACCTCACGTGACGGGTCTAGATCAATCATCCATTCACAAGGCAGCTCGCTACCTACATAATGCAAAGAAGGATGGAACTCCAAAGCAGCCAGATTACCCAGCCAGATCAGCTCAGGTAAACCTTGCAGCTTGATATAGTTAATATTCTCGTGAACAGCGGTCTGGACAAAAGCTGGAAGAGGATCAGGTGCATTTTTCTGATAAAAGGACATTCCAGAGATACCATGCGGATAACGTATTACGGTTAGCAGCCGATCTCGACAATAACGCAGCAGATAGGGAGAGAGGGCGGCGAGCTTTTCCAGATAGATCCGCTTCGTAATCCCGCAATCCGGCCATAGCAGCTTCTCTGGGTTGGTGATGGTTATCTCTTGGCCGTCTACAGTAATTGTGCCTTTGATGGCTGCTGGCATCCTGAACCTCCTCTCTGTTATAGGAATGAGGGTATTATGTGCCAGTCTGTTCCTTTTCATGAAAAAAATATTTCCAAAGTGTCCCTTTTGGATGATCATAAGAGTTATAAGGTTATACGGTTATGTGAAAGGGGAGTTTGCTGATTTTGGACGGGATCGAACACACCGTCGTTCGGGTACAGGCAGGCGAGGTAGAGTCCTATGCCCTTATCGTCGAAGCTTTTCAAAAGCCGATTTACCGCTATTGCTGCCGGCTACTTGGGAGTCGAACAGAAGCGGAGGATGCGGTACAGGATATTCTAGTGAAGGCATATCAGCATATAGGCACATATCGCCCTATCGCGAGCTTTTCTTCCTGGCTATATAAAATTGCCTATCATCATTGCCTCAGTCTGATCCGCAAACGCCAAAGACATTTGAAGATTATGGCGCTTTTTCAACCGGATCCTCCTGCAGAAAGCCCGGAACAGTTGATGGACCGTTACATATTTAACGAACATCTCACCTTTGCCCTCTTGAAATTGAAATTAGATGAACGAAATCTGTTAGTTCTGCGAATCTTTGAGGAACAGAGCTTCCCGGAGATTGCGGAGATCCTCGATAAGAATACTGATGCTGTGAAGAAGAAATACAGGCGTACGATTACGAAGCTTGGCAAAATGATGAATGCTCAAAAAGGGGGGACGGAATGGTGGGGCAACGAAGCTGTGTTGAAGAGAAAATGATAAAGAAAATGGACGCATTGGGGAACTGCGACGAACTAGATGTAAGAGCAGCAGTTATGAAGCGGGTAAGGGCAATTTATGATCAACAGAAAACGATGGACGGAGAAATGACGAACCTCAGAGGCGAGCTGGAGTCATTCGGAGAACCGGGAGATCCCGTTATGCAGATGCAAGAGAAGACTATCCCGCTTCCATC
This genomic stretch from Paenibacillus sp. FSL H7-0737 harbors:
- the ligD gene encoding non-homologous end-joining DNA ligase, yielding MPAAIKGTITVDGQEITITNPEKLLWPDCGITKRIYLEKLAALSPYLLRYCRDRLLTVIRYPHGISGMSFYQKNAPDPLPAFVQTAVHENINYIKLQGLPELIWLGNLAALEFHPSLHYVGSELPCEWMIDLDPSREVEPRIMEATAIVGSVLTSLGLSSVPKTSGATGVQIIVPIETGVTFDGLRKIGHFVGRYVTEKHPDLFTLERLKKNRGDKIYFDYLQHYSGKTLAAPYTPRARPLATVSTPLLWKEVQQNVSPTDFHLLNIEERLQQMGDLLEKVPPQPVKQLIAKLP
- a CDS encoding RNA polymerase sigma factor encodes the protein MLDGIEHTVVRVQAGEVESYALIVEAFQKPIYRYCCRLLGSRTEAEDAVQDILVKAYQHIGTYRPIASFSSWLYKIAYHHCLSLIRKRQRHLKIMALFQPDPPAESPEQLMDRYIFNEHLTFALLKLKLDERNLLVLRIFEEQSFPEIAEILDKNTDAVKKKYRRTITKLGKMMNAQKGGTEWWGNEAVLKRK
- a CDS encoding bactofilin family protein, which produces MWNKRQQRATIKSTDSLIGHGGTLEGKVHCDTNLRIEGTFSGEIICSGVVTVGEEGTVRSSIRAEEIVIAGKVYGDVTADRRLIMTGTGELHGNISAGALSIMEGSLLNGSIAMQEQPTSEQAGELKSNTKKDKTAKRSSKAEETLEAG
- a CDS encoding M23 family metallopeptidase gives rise to the protein MPQKGEAMKSQPDHNRITLLVVRDAGRPVKQLQISKPLAFALPAAAALSLSSLVTSMHFHASQSISQLEAEAAALSLTNLRMEMKVADKDKDLMQLRTQVSELSEEADNIKDKLKSVNALEQELQSLINKSKGSAAETKESKTGSTASNSTLGLSSRNAVPIPNETSSKATITSQVGGEYIASYQNESLNLVEETKDDFEEIHGMLDEMVESITQTITLAEHANNVQANQQAKKAQAEKARLNAAVLWPTDSRVISSSFGYRTDPFKGLSAFHSGVDIAGNLGDPVYAALDGEVVTSEQMGARGKYVVIKHSNGLETWYMHLQAMNVSAGDKVNKGQKIGLLGNTGRSTGPHLHFQVVKQNKTVDPLDYVKP
- the cls gene encoding cardiolipin synthase is translated as MKIFAIILSLFIIQVAVIVFMEFRRPQRALAWLFISFCCPPLGLAFYYFLGRDYRQNRKLNKRCTTLFREIRSHVSGNIKVVKDVTESGNAQFENNKGLLGLLSKIAEGPITGHNKSRVLSSAREAYDAMLEAMEEAKEHIHMEFYIYRDDEIGEQFQDVMIRKARQGVKVRLLCDGLGSHKLSRRFIRTMRNAGVEFHFFLPPISSLLDRRFNFRNHRKILVVDGLVGFTGGMNIGDDYLGKDLKMGYWRDTHLRLEGDSVYYIQYVFLKDWRLASGESTSHPRLFPKHNCESQEAVQIVGSGPDAAMDASQEMYFAALCAAKQRIWITSPYFIPDPAICRALKSAVLRGVDVRIIIPAKPDNVLVYHASLSYLENLQDAGVKFYRYTKGFMHAKIMIIDNLLATVGSANLDMRSFYSNFELTAVLLHPDAITPLVTGFEKDQKHSEFIDPVKFKERGRIVKLGEGLCQLLSPLL
- a CDS encoding YitT family protein; translated protein: MAKFAQRMIMLSIGAAMMAVALEIFLVPNQMIDGGITGISIILSHLFDIPLGILLTLLNLPFLLIGYKQIGKTFALSTLYAIVLMSIGTSMLHHVNAFTVEPMLAAVFGGIILGVGVGLVVRFGGSLDGTEIVAILVAKKLPFSVGEVVMFFNLFILSGAGFVFGWNNAMFSLIAYYIAFKVIDITLEGLDQSKSVWIISDKFRDIGEALTERLGRGVTYLDGEGGFSGENKKVIFVVITRLEEAKLKSIVEDWDTGAFIAIGNIHDVKGGRFKKKAIH